A region from the Hippopotamus amphibius kiboko isolate mHipAmp2 chromosome 15, mHipAmp2.hap2, whole genome shotgun sequence genome encodes:
- the REXO1 gene encoding RNA exonuclease 1 homolog isoform X2 produces the protein MAGLGYDPYNPELPKSPAQRENGALGRGDAPRSDILELELVTQAIEAVRSEVELEQRRYRELLQTARGHRSAAAPALAPPGPAAGLDADAFPLAFDYSPGGRGLLSPDASYQPTPLATPAEPGSKYSLASPDRGQGHSGGGGGALEYVPKAVGQPRRYGRPVSSGKYVVDNSKPSTDLEYDPLSNFSARLLSRASAKDDRAPKRPRGSRGSEPYTPAPKKPCDPFGGCDARFSDSDDDAAAAPSAGPAAASPATARAGPASTAPGRPGSRDGPEPEEGSLRETKEMAVQYDVEDLGRPARGPGEPTPAKPGSPARASQERSSPKEGRPKKKKSGVLPAASHRDGVRKTDKGKDAERGKPAGKPCADRRGPQAGSPRHRAERPQGTKKKPSSATPVASSGKGRPDRPGPRPSPARGAARQLPDGTGGKTPSGKLVERKARSLDEGAPQDAPRLPRRALSHAELFGDESEDEGPGPQAPAPRPPALPSLSSSSDSDTDSDSSLGLSAARGPTKRLKASPPPAAGGSRAAPPSAASSSASSGAGSDVDYAALEKEVDFDSDPMEECLRIFNESTAVKTEDKGRLARQPPREEKTEDQGRSGLTTLFPGQKRRISHLSRPGKEAEPTRRGPAPPTRPPTAQEVCYRRAQQAQRESAGWLQAAQQLAEKPSSVHISAPGEKRRIAHVPNPLLAAAPTGAKRTLSASSSQPPNGPELGSQPLKTRTLSGMASKTTTTAAPRRVAHSPSLQSLKKPVIPKEFGGKVPTVVRQRYLNLFIEECLKFCSSDQEAIEKALSEEKVAYDRSPSKNIYLNVAVNTLKKLRGLGPSAGPGLNKTSGRRVVSHEVVLGGKLAAKTSFSLSRPSSPRVEDLKGAALYSRLKEYLLTEEQLKENGYPFPHPEKPGGAVIFTAEEKKPKDSSCRVCCRCGAEYLVAPSGRCVRLEECSYHWGRLRRNRVAGGWETQYTCCSAAIGSTGCQVAKQHVQDGRKENLEGFVKTFEKELSGDAHPGVYALDCEMSYTTYGLELTRVTVVDTDLQVVYDTFVRPDNEIVDYNTRFSGVTEADLADTSISLRDVQAVLLSMFSSDTVLIGHSLESDLLALKVIHSTVVDTAVLFPHRLGLPYKRSLRNLMADYLRQIIQDNVDGHSSSEDASACMHLVIWKIREDAKTKR, from the exons GGCTGGGTTATGACCCGTACAACCCCGAGCTGCCCAAGTCCCCCGCCCAGAGGGAGAATGGCGCCCTGGGCAGGGGCGACGCGCCCCGCTCAGACatcctggagctggagctggtcaCCCAGGCCATCGAGGCCGTGCGCTCCGAGGTGGAGCTGGAGCAGAGGCGGTACCGGGAGCTGCTGCAGACGGCCCGCGGGCACCGCTCGGCCGCGGCCCCCGCCCTGGcgccccccggccccgccgccggccTCGACGCGGATGCCTTCCCACTGGCCTTCGACTACAGCCCCGGCGGCCGTGGCCTGCTAAGCCCCGATGCCAGCTACCAGCCCACCCCGCTGGCCACGCCCGCCGAGCCCGGCAGCAAGTACTCGCTGGCCTCCCCAGACCGGGGCCAGGGCCACAGCGGAGGGGGCGGCGGCGCCCTGGAGTACGTCCCCAAGGCCGTGGGCCAGCCCCGGCGGTACGGCCGCCCCGTCTCCAGCGGCAAGTACGTGGTGGACAACTCCAAGCCATCTACAGACCTGGAATACGACCCTCTGTCCAACTTCTCTGCCCGCCTGCTCAGCAGGGCCAGCGCTAAGGACGACAGGGCCCCCAAGCGGCCCCGGGGCTCCCGCGGCAGCGAGCCCTACACACCCGCACCCAAGAAGCCCTGCGACCCCTTCGGCGGCTGCGACGCCAGGTTCTCGGACTCGGACGATGACGCCGCCGCCGCTCCAAGTGCCGGGCCCGCCGCCGCCAGCCCCGCGACAGCCCGCGCGGGCCCTGCGAGCACGGCCCCGGGGAGGCCAGGCTCCCGGGACGGCCCGGAGCCCGAAGAGGGCAGCCTGCGGGAGACCAAGGAGATGGCCGTGCAGTACGACGTGGAGGACCTCGGGCGGCCCGCCAGGGGCCCAGGCGAGCCGACCCCGGCCAAGCCCGGCTCTCCAGCCAGGGCCTCACAGGAGCGCAGCAGCCCCAAGGAGGGCAGgcccaagaagaagaaaagcgGGGTGCTGCCGGCCGCCAGCCACAGGGACGGTGTCCGGAAGACAGACAAGGGTAAGGACGCAGAGCGTGGGAAGCCGGCCGGGAAGCCCTGTGCGGACCGGAGGGGCCCGCAGGCCGGCAGCCCCCGGCACAGGGCGGAGCGGCCCCAAGGGACCAAGAAAAAGCCATCTTCGGCCACTCCGGTGGCCAGCTCAGGGAAAGGCCGGCCCGACCGGCCGGGACCGCGGCCCAGCCCCGCACGGGGGGCTGCCCGCCAGCTGCCGGATGGGACGGGCGGGAAGACCCCGTCCGGGAAGCTGGTGGAGCGGAAGGCCCGCTCGCTGGACGAGGGCGCCCCCCAGGACGCCCCCAGGCTGCCACGGCGGGCCCTGAGCCACGCCGAGCTCTTCGGGGACGAGAGCGAGGACGAGGGCCCCGGGCCCCAGGCGCCCGCCCCGCGACCACCCGCTCTCCCCAGCCTCAGCTCCAGCTCCGACTCGGACACGGACTCGGACTCCAGCCTGGGCCTTTCGGCCGCGCGGGGGCCAACCAAACGCCTCaaggcctccccgccccccgcagccGGGGGGTCCCGTGCCGCCCCGCcctccgccgcctcctcctccgcctcctccggGGCGGGCTCCGACGTGGACTACGCGGCCCTGGAGAAGGAGGTCGACTTTGACTCCGACCCCATGGAGGAGTGCCTGCGCATCTTCAACGAGTCCACCGCCGTCAAGACGGAGGACAAGGGCCGCCTGGCCCGGCAG CCCCCCAGGGAAGAGAAGACTGAGGACCAGGGGCGCTCAGGGCTGACCACTCTGTTTCCTGGGCAGAAGAGGCGGATCTCTCACCTCTCCAGGCCCGgcaaggag GCGGAGCCCACGAGGAGAGGCCCAGCGCCCCCCACCCGGCCCCCCACGGCGCAGGAGGTGTGCTACCGACGGGCCCAGCAGGCGCAGAGGGAGTCAGCCGGCTGGCTCCAGGCCGCGCAGCAGCTGGCCGAGAAGCCGTCCTCCGTGCACATCTCGGCCCCCGGGGAGAAGCGGAGGATCGCCCACGTCCCCAACCCCCTCTTGGCTGCAG CCCCTACAGGCGCCAAGAGGACCCTCTCGGCCAGCAGCAGCCAGCCCCCCAATGGCCCCGAGCTGGGCAGCCAGCCCCTGAAGACGCGCACGCTGTCGGGCATGGCGTCCAAGACCACCACCACCGCGGCCCCCAGGCGCGTGGCGCACAGCCCGTCCTTACAG AGTCTAAAGAAGCCCGTTATCCCAAAAGAGTTCGGGGGCAAGGTCCCCACTGTCGTCCGCCAGCGCTATCTCAACCTGTTTATTGAAGAGTGCCTCAAGTTTTGCTCTTCTGACCAGGAAGCCATAGAGAAG GCACTCAGCGAGGAGAAGGTGGCCTACGACCGCAGCCCCAGCAAGAACATCTACCTGAACGTGGCCGTGAACACCCTCAAGAAGCTGCGCGGCCTGGGCCCCAGCGCCGGGCCCGGTCTCAACA AAACCAGCGGCCGGAGGGTGGTGTCCCACGAAGTGGTGCTGGGGGGCAAGTTGGCTGCCAAAACCAGCTTTTCGCTCAGCCGCCCCAGCAGCCCCCGCGTGGAGGACCTGAAAG GGGCCGCGCTGTACAGCCGCCTCAAGGAGTACCTGCTCACCGAGGAGCAGCTCAAGGAGAACGGCTACCCCTTCCCGCACCCCGAGAAGCCGGGGGGCGCCGTCATCTTCACGGCCGAGGAGAAGAAGCCCAAGGACT CTTCCTGCAGGGTCTGCTGCCGCTGCGGCGCCGAGTACCTCGTGGCCCCTTCCGGCCGCTGTGTGCGCCTCGAGGAGTGCTCCTACCACTGGGGGCGGCTCCGTCGCAACCGAG TGGCTGGTGGCTGGGAGACCCAGTACACGTGCTGCTCGGCCGCCATCGGCTCCACCGGCTGTCAGGTCGCCAAG caacACGTGCAGGACGGCAGGAAGGAAAACCTCGAAGGGTTTGTGAAGACTTTTGAGAAAGAACTCTCAGGAGACGCGCATCCAGGAGTCTACGCCCTCGACTGCGAAATG TCCTACACCACATACGGCCTGGAGCTGACGCGCGTCACGGTGGTGGACACGGACCTCCAGGTTGTGTACGACACCTTCGTCAGGCCAGACAACGAGATCGTGGACTATAACACTAG GTTTTCAGGGGTGACCGAGGCCGACCTTGCGGACACGAGCATCTCGCTGCGGGACGTGCAGGCCGTCCTGCTGAGCATGTTCAGTTCAGACACCGTCCTCATCGGCCACAGCCTGGAGAGCGACCTGCTGGCCCTGAAG GTCATCCACAGCACGGTGGTGGACACGGCCGTGCTGTTCCCGCACCGCCTGGGCCTCCCCTACAAGCGCTCCCTGCGGAACCTCATGGCCGACTACCTCAGACAGATCATCCAGGACAACG TGGACGGGCACAGCTCCAGCGAGGACGCCAGTGCCTGCATGCACCTGGTGATCTGGAAGATCCGAGAAGACGCCAAGACCAAGCGGTGA
- the REXO1 gene encoding RNA exonuclease 1 homolog isoform X1: MLRSTGFFRAIDCPYWAGAPGGPCRRPYCHFRHRGARGPGAPGEGGAAPPAAGLGYDPYNPELPKSPAQRENGALGRGDAPRSDILELELVTQAIEAVRSEVELEQRRYRELLQTARGHRSAAAPALAPPGPAAGLDADAFPLAFDYSPGGRGLLSPDASYQPTPLATPAEPGSKYSLASPDRGQGHSGGGGGALEYVPKAVGQPRRYGRPVSSGKYVVDNSKPSTDLEYDPLSNFSARLLSRASAKDDRAPKRPRGSRGSEPYTPAPKKPCDPFGGCDARFSDSDDDAAAAPSAGPAAASPATARAGPASTAPGRPGSRDGPEPEEGSLRETKEMAVQYDVEDLGRPARGPGEPTPAKPGSPARASQERSSPKEGRPKKKKSGVLPAASHRDGVRKTDKGKDAERGKPAGKPCADRRGPQAGSPRHRAERPQGTKKKPSSATPVASSGKGRPDRPGPRPSPARGAARQLPDGTGGKTPSGKLVERKARSLDEGAPQDAPRLPRRALSHAELFGDESEDEGPGPQAPAPRPPALPSLSSSSDSDTDSDSSLGLSAARGPTKRLKASPPPAAGGSRAAPPSAASSSASSGAGSDVDYAALEKEVDFDSDPMEECLRIFNESTAVKTEDKGRLARQPPREEKTEDQGRSGLTTLFPGQKRRISHLSRPGKEAEPTRRGPAPPTRPPTAQEVCYRRAQQAQRESAGWLQAAQQLAEKPSSVHISAPGEKRRIAHVPNPLLAAAPTGAKRTLSASSSQPPNGPELGSQPLKTRTLSGMASKTTTTAAPRRVAHSPSLQSLKKPVIPKEFGGKVPTVVRQRYLNLFIEECLKFCSSDQEAIEKALSEEKVAYDRSPSKNIYLNVAVNTLKKLRGLGPSAGPGLNKTSGRRVVSHEVVLGGKLAAKTSFSLSRPSSPRVEDLKGAALYSRLKEYLLTEEQLKENGYPFPHPEKPGGAVIFTAEEKKPKDSSCRVCCRCGAEYLVAPSGRCVRLEECSYHWGRLRRNRVAGGWETQYTCCSAAIGSTGCQVAKQHVQDGRKENLEGFVKTFEKELSGDAHPGVYALDCEMSYTTYGLELTRVTVVDTDLQVVYDTFVRPDNEIVDYNTRFSGVTEADLADTSISLRDVQAVLLSMFSSDTVLIGHSLESDLLALKVIHSTVVDTAVLFPHRLGLPYKRSLRNLMADYLRQIIQDNVDGHSSSEDASACMHLVIWKIREDAKTKR; encoded by the exons GGCTGGGTTATGACCCGTACAACCCCGAGCTGCCCAAGTCCCCCGCCCAGAGGGAGAATGGCGCCCTGGGCAGGGGCGACGCGCCCCGCTCAGACatcctggagctggagctggtcaCCCAGGCCATCGAGGCCGTGCGCTCCGAGGTGGAGCTGGAGCAGAGGCGGTACCGGGAGCTGCTGCAGACGGCCCGCGGGCACCGCTCGGCCGCGGCCCCCGCCCTGGcgccccccggccccgccgccggccTCGACGCGGATGCCTTCCCACTGGCCTTCGACTACAGCCCCGGCGGCCGTGGCCTGCTAAGCCCCGATGCCAGCTACCAGCCCACCCCGCTGGCCACGCCCGCCGAGCCCGGCAGCAAGTACTCGCTGGCCTCCCCAGACCGGGGCCAGGGCCACAGCGGAGGGGGCGGCGGCGCCCTGGAGTACGTCCCCAAGGCCGTGGGCCAGCCCCGGCGGTACGGCCGCCCCGTCTCCAGCGGCAAGTACGTGGTGGACAACTCCAAGCCATCTACAGACCTGGAATACGACCCTCTGTCCAACTTCTCTGCCCGCCTGCTCAGCAGGGCCAGCGCTAAGGACGACAGGGCCCCCAAGCGGCCCCGGGGCTCCCGCGGCAGCGAGCCCTACACACCCGCACCCAAGAAGCCCTGCGACCCCTTCGGCGGCTGCGACGCCAGGTTCTCGGACTCGGACGATGACGCCGCCGCCGCTCCAAGTGCCGGGCCCGCCGCCGCCAGCCCCGCGACAGCCCGCGCGGGCCCTGCGAGCACGGCCCCGGGGAGGCCAGGCTCCCGGGACGGCCCGGAGCCCGAAGAGGGCAGCCTGCGGGAGACCAAGGAGATGGCCGTGCAGTACGACGTGGAGGACCTCGGGCGGCCCGCCAGGGGCCCAGGCGAGCCGACCCCGGCCAAGCCCGGCTCTCCAGCCAGGGCCTCACAGGAGCGCAGCAGCCCCAAGGAGGGCAGgcccaagaagaagaaaagcgGGGTGCTGCCGGCCGCCAGCCACAGGGACGGTGTCCGGAAGACAGACAAGGGTAAGGACGCAGAGCGTGGGAAGCCGGCCGGGAAGCCCTGTGCGGACCGGAGGGGCCCGCAGGCCGGCAGCCCCCGGCACAGGGCGGAGCGGCCCCAAGGGACCAAGAAAAAGCCATCTTCGGCCACTCCGGTGGCCAGCTCAGGGAAAGGCCGGCCCGACCGGCCGGGACCGCGGCCCAGCCCCGCACGGGGGGCTGCCCGCCAGCTGCCGGATGGGACGGGCGGGAAGACCCCGTCCGGGAAGCTGGTGGAGCGGAAGGCCCGCTCGCTGGACGAGGGCGCCCCCCAGGACGCCCCCAGGCTGCCACGGCGGGCCCTGAGCCACGCCGAGCTCTTCGGGGACGAGAGCGAGGACGAGGGCCCCGGGCCCCAGGCGCCCGCCCCGCGACCACCCGCTCTCCCCAGCCTCAGCTCCAGCTCCGACTCGGACACGGACTCGGACTCCAGCCTGGGCCTTTCGGCCGCGCGGGGGCCAACCAAACGCCTCaaggcctccccgccccccgcagccGGGGGGTCCCGTGCCGCCCCGCcctccgccgcctcctcctccgcctcctccggGGCGGGCTCCGACGTGGACTACGCGGCCCTGGAGAAGGAGGTCGACTTTGACTCCGACCCCATGGAGGAGTGCCTGCGCATCTTCAACGAGTCCACCGCCGTCAAGACGGAGGACAAGGGCCGCCTGGCCCGGCAG CCCCCCAGGGAAGAGAAGACTGAGGACCAGGGGCGCTCAGGGCTGACCACTCTGTTTCCTGGGCAGAAGAGGCGGATCTCTCACCTCTCCAGGCCCGgcaaggag GCGGAGCCCACGAGGAGAGGCCCAGCGCCCCCCACCCGGCCCCCCACGGCGCAGGAGGTGTGCTACCGACGGGCCCAGCAGGCGCAGAGGGAGTCAGCCGGCTGGCTCCAGGCCGCGCAGCAGCTGGCCGAGAAGCCGTCCTCCGTGCACATCTCGGCCCCCGGGGAGAAGCGGAGGATCGCCCACGTCCCCAACCCCCTCTTGGCTGCAG CCCCTACAGGCGCCAAGAGGACCCTCTCGGCCAGCAGCAGCCAGCCCCCCAATGGCCCCGAGCTGGGCAGCCAGCCCCTGAAGACGCGCACGCTGTCGGGCATGGCGTCCAAGACCACCACCACCGCGGCCCCCAGGCGCGTGGCGCACAGCCCGTCCTTACAG AGTCTAAAGAAGCCCGTTATCCCAAAAGAGTTCGGGGGCAAGGTCCCCACTGTCGTCCGCCAGCGCTATCTCAACCTGTTTATTGAAGAGTGCCTCAAGTTTTGCTCTTCTGACCAGGAAGCCATAGAGAAG GCACTCAGCGAGGAGAAGGTGGCCTACGACCGCAGCCCCAGCAAGAACATCTACCTGAACGTGGCCGTGAACACCCTCAAGAAGCTGCGCGGCCTGGGCCCCAGCGCCGGGCCCGGTCTCAACA AAACCAGCGGCCGGAGGGTGGTGTCCCACGAAGTGGTGCTGGGGGGCAAGTTGGCTGCCAAAACCAGCTTTTCGCTCAGCCGCCCCAGCAGCCCCCGCGTGGAGGACCTGAAAG GGGCCGCGCTGTACAGCCGCCTCAAGGAGTACCTGCTCACCGAGGAGCAGCTCAAGGAGAACGGCTACCCCTTCCCGCACCCCGAGAAGCCGGGGGGCGCCGTCATCTTCACGGCCGAGGAGAAGAAGCCCAAGGACT CTTCCTGCAGGGTCTGCTGCCGCTGCGGCGCCGAGTACCTCGTGGCCCCTTCCGGCCGCTGTGTGCGCCTCGAGGAGTGCTCCTACCACTGGGGGCGGCTCCGTCGCAACCGAG TGGCTGGTGGCTGGGAGACCCAGTACACGTGCTGCTCGGCCGCCATCGGCTCCACCGGCTGTCAGGTCGCCAAG caacACGTGCAGGACGGCAGGAAGGAAAACCTCGAAGGGTTTGTGAAGACTTTTGAGAAAGAACTCTCAGGAGACGCGCATCCAGGAGTCTACGCCCTCGACTGCGAAATG TCCTACACCACATACGGCCTGGAGCTGACGCGCGTCACGGTGGTGGACACGGACCTCCAGGTTGTGTACGACACCTTCGTCAGGCCAGACAACGAGATCGTGGACTATAACACTAG GTTTTCAGGGGTGACCGAGGCCGACCTTGCGGACACGAGCATCTCGCTGCGGGACGTGCAGGCCGTCCTGCTGAGCATGTTCAGTTCAGACACCGTCCTCATCGGCCACAGCCTGGAGAGCGACCTGCTGGCCCTGAAG GTCATCCACAGCACGGTGGTGGACACGGCCGTGCTGTTCCCGCACCGCCTGGGCCTCCCCTACAAGCGCTCCCTGCGGAACCTCATGGCCGACTACCTCAGACAGATCATCCAGGACAACG TGGACGGGCACAGCTCCAGCGAGGACGCCAGTGCCTGCATGCACCTGGTGATCTGGAAGATCCGAGAAGACGCCAAGACCAAGCGGTGA
- the REXO1 gene encoding RNA exonuclease 1 homolog isoform X3 produces the protein MLRSTGFFRAIDCPYWAGAPGGPCRRPYCHFRHRGARGPGAPGEGGAAPPAAGLGYDPYNPELPKSPAQRENGALGRGDAPRSDILELELVTQAIEAVRSEVELEQRRYRELLQTARGHRSAAAPALAPPGPAAGLDADAFPLAFDYSPGGRGLLSPDASYQPTPLATPAEPGSKYSLASPDRGQGHSGGGGGALEYVPKAVGQPRRYGRPVSSGKYVVDNSKPSTDLEYDPLSNFSARLLSRASAKDDRAPKRPRGSRGSEPYTPAPKKPCDPFGGCDARFSDSDDDAAAAPSAGPAAASPATARAGPASTAPGRPGSRDGPEPEEGSLRETKEMAVQYDVEDLGRPARGPGEPTPAKPGSPARASQERSSPKEGRPKKKKSGVLPAASHRDGVRKTDKGKDAERGKPAGKPCADRRGPQAGSPRHRAERPQGTKKKPSSATPVASSGKGRPDRPGPRPSPARGAARQLPDGTGGKTPSGKLVERKARSLDEGAPQDAPRLPRRALSHAELFGDESEDEGPGPQAPAPRPPALPSLSSSSDSDTDSDSSLGLSAARGPTKRLKASPPPAAGGSRAAPPSAASSSASSGAGSDVDYAALEKEVDFDSDPMEECLRIFNESTAVKTEDKGRLARQPPREEKTEDQGRSGLTTLFPGQKRRISHLSRPGKEAEPTRRGPAPPTRPPTAQEVCYRRAQQAQRESAGWLQAAQQLAEKPSSVHISAPGEKRRIAHVPNPLLAAAPTGAKRTLSASSSQPPNGPELGSQPLKTRTLSGMASKTTTTAAPRRVAHSPSLQSLKKPVIPKEFGGKVPTVVRQRYLNLFIEECLKFCSSDQEAIEKALSEEKVAYDRSPSKNIYLNVAVNTLKKLRGLGPSAGPGLNKTSGRRVVSHEVVLGGKLAAKTSFSLSRPSSPRVEDLKGAALYSRLKEYLLTEEQLKENGYPFPHPEKPGGAVIFTAEEKKPKDSSCRVCCRCGAEYLVAPSGRCVRLEECSYHWGRLRRNRGKGTGKPLPRAGKPGVRSFL, from the exons GGCTGGGTTATGACCCGTACAACCCCGAGCTGCCCAAGTCCCCCGCCCAGAGGGAGAATGGCGCCCTGGGCAGGGGCGACGCGCCCCGCTCAGACatcctggagctggagctggtcaCCCAGGCCATCGAGGCCGTGCGCTCCGAGGTGGAGCTGGAGCAGAGGCGGTACCGGGAGCTGCTGCAGACGGCCCGCGGGCACCGCTCGGCCGCGGCCCCCGCCCTGGcgccccccggccccgccgccggccTCGACGCGGATGCCTTCCCACTGGCCTTCGACTACAGCCCCGGCGGCCGTGGCCTGCTAAGCCCCGATGCCAGCTACCAGCCCACCCCGCTGGCCACGCCCGCCGAGCCCGGCAGCAAGTACTCGCTGGCCTCCCCAGACCGGGGCCAGGGCCACAGCGGAGGGGGCGGCGGCGCCCTGGAGTACGTCCCCAAGGCCGTGGGCCAGCCCCGGCGGTACGGCCGCCCCGTCTCCAGCGGCAAGTACGTGGTGGACAACTCCAAGCCATCTACAGACCTGGAATACGACCCTCTGTCCAACTTCTCTGCCCGCCTGCTCAGCAGGGCCAGCGCTAAGGACGACAGGGCCCCCAAGCGGCCCCGGGGCTCCCGCGGCAGCGAGCCCTACACACCCGCACCCAAGAAGCCCTGCGACCCCTTCGGCGGCTGCGACGCCAGGTTCTCGGACTCGGACGATGACGCCGCCGCCGCTCCAAGTGCCGGGCCCGCCGCCGCCAGCCCCGCGACAGCCCGCGCGGGCCCTGCGAGCACGGCCCCGGGGAGGCCAGGCTCCCGGGACGGCCCGGAGCCCGAAGAGGGCAGCCTGCGGGAGACCAAGGAGATGGCCGTGCAGTACGACGTGGAGGACCTCGGGCGGCCCGCCAGGGGCCCAGGCGAGCCGACCCCGGCCAAGCCCGGCTCTCCAGCCAGGGCCTCACAGGAGCGCAGCAGCCCCAAGGAGGGCAGgcccaagaagaagaaaagcgGGGTGCTGCCGGCCGCCAGCCACAGGGACGGTGTCCGGAAGACAGACAAGGGTAAGGACGCAGAGCGTGGGAAGCCGGCCGGGAAGCCCTGTGCGGACCGGAGGGGCCCGCAGGCCGGCAGCCCCCGGCACAGGGCGGAGCGGCCCCAAGGGACCAAGAAAAAGCCATCTTCGGCCACTCCGGTGGCCAGCTCAGGGAAAGGCCGGCCCGACCGGCCGGGACCGCGGCCCAGCCCCGCACGGGGGGCTGCCCGCCAGCTGCCGGATGGGACGGGCGGGAAGACCCCGTCCGGGAAGCTGGTGGAGCGGAAGGCCCGCTCGCTGGACGAGGGCGCCCCCCAGGACGCCCCCAGGCTGCCACGGCGGGCCCTGAGCCACGCCGAGCTCTTCGGGGACGAGAGCGAGGACGAGGGCCCCGGGCCCCAGGCGCCCGCCCCGCGACCACCCGCTCTCCCCAGCCTCAGCTCCAGCTCCGACTCGGACACGGACTCGGACTCCAGCCTGGGCCTTTCGGCCGCGCGGGGGCCAACCAAACGCCTCaaggcctccccgccccccgcagccGGGGGGTCCCGTGCCGCCCCGCcctccgccgcctcctcctccgcctcctccggGGCGGGCTCCGACGTGGACTACGCGGCCCTGGAGAAGGAGGTCGACTTTGACTCCGACCCCATGGAGGAGTGCCTGCGCATCTTCAACGAGTCCACCGCCGTCAAGACGGAGGACAAGGGCCGCCTGGCCCGGCAG CCCCCCAGGGAAGAGAAGACTGAGGACCAGGGGCGCTCAGGGCTGACCACTCTGTTTCCTGGGCAGAAGAGGCGGATCTCTCACCTCTCCAGGCCCGgcaaggag GCGGAGCCCACGAGGAGAGGCCCAGCGCCCCCCACCCGGCCCCCCACGGCGCAGGAGGTGTGCTACCGACGGGCCCAGCAGGCGCAGAGGGAGTCAGCCGGCTGGCTCCAGGCCGCGCAGCAGCTGGCCGAGAAGCCGTCCTCCGTGCACATCTCGGCCCCCGGGGAGAAGCGGAGGATCGCCCACGTCCCCAACCCCCTCTTGGCTGCAG CCCCTACAGGCGCCAAGAGGACCCTCTCGGCCAGCAGCAGCCAGCCCCCCAATGGCCCCGAGCTGGGCAGCCAGCCCCTGAAGACGCGCACGCTGTCGGGCATGGCGTCCAAGACCACCACCACCGCGGCCCCCAGGCGCGTGGCGCACAGCCCGTCCTTACAG AGTCTAAAGAAGCCCGTTATCCCAAAAGAGTTCGGGGGCAAGGTCCCCACTGTCGTCCGCCAGCGCTATCTCAACCTGTTTATTGAAGAGTGCCTCAAGTTTTGCTCTTCTGACCAGGAAGCCATAGAGAAG GCACTCAGCGAGGAGAAGGTGGCCTACGACCGCAGCCCCAGCAAGAACATCTACCTGAACGTGGCCGTGAACACCCTCAAGAAGCTGCGCGGCCTGGGCCCCAGCGCCGGGCCCGGTCTCAACA AAACCAGCGGCCGGAGGGTGGTGTCCCACGAAGTGGTGCTGGGGGGCAAGTTGGCTGCCAAAACCAGCTTTTCGCTCAGCCGCCCCAGCAGCCCCCGCGTGGAGGACCTGAAAG GGGCCGCGCTGTACAGCCGCCTCAAGGAGTACCTGCTCACCGAGGAGCAGCTCAAGGAGAACGGCTACCCCTTCCCGCACCCCGAGAAGCCGGGGGGCGCCGTCATCTTCACGGCCGAGGAGAAGAAGCCCAAGGACT CTTCCTGCAGGGTCTGCTGCCGCTGCGGCGCCGAGTACCTCGTGGCCCCTTCCGGCCGCTGTGTGCGCCTCGAGGAGTGCTCCTACCACTGGGGGCGGCTCCGTCGCAACCGAG GGAAGGGGACTGGGAAGCCCCTGCCCCGCGCAGGCAAACCGGGTGTCCGTAGCTTCCTGTGA